In Thauera sp. JM12B12, one DNA window encodes the following:
- the fliS gene encoding flagellar export chaperone FliS, translating into MFGGFQQNRAAAYAKVSVETGVNTADPHRLILMLFDGALLQVRTAGIAMQSKDIPAKGIAISKAIEIIINGLKVSLDMNAGGELAERLAALYDYMSERLLYANLHNSQPALDEVAGLLATLREAWAGIAGQVKTATA; encoded by the coding sequence ATGTTCGGTGGATTCCAGCAGAACCGCGCCGCTGCCTACGCCAAGGTAAGCGTCGAAACCGGCGTCAACACCGCCGACCCACACAGGCTGATCCTGATGCTGTTCGACGGTGCCCTGCTGCAGGTGCGCACTGCCGGCATCGCGATGCAGAGCAAGGACATTCCCGCCAAGGGCATAGCGATTTCCAAGGCGATCGAGATCATCATCAATGGCCTCAAGGTGAGCCTGGACATGAACGCTGGCGGCGAGTTGGCCGAGCGCCTGGCGGCCCTCTACGACTACATGAGCGAGCGCCTGCTCTACGCCAACCTGCATAACAGCCAGCCCGCGCTGGACGAGGTGGCCGGGCTGCTCGCCACGCTGCGCGAAGCCTGGGCCGGCATCGCC
- the fliD gene encoding flagellar filament capping protein FliD has translation MALSASGLGSGLDINGLVSQLMAVERQPLTAMARKEASFQAKLSAFGQIKGSLSALQTAANALKDAAKFSATKATVGSDAGFTASTASGAAAGSYSVQVEQLAKVQRVATGASTSFTPTAGTAEAPTTVSITFGKMDGGSFVPGEAGAKSIDFTGSTIEELRDAINKGDLGVTASVIDNGTAKQLVVTGKNTGAEQAFQIGGTAGLAYDPGVAIDPDNPNLPAGSNTSYVLQASQDARINVDGITVTRGSNTISDVLEGVTLTLTKETTAASSLSVAEDFGGARSAIDAFVKAYNDTQTTLKNLTNYNAETRTAATLTGDSSARSIQSQVRNLVGGALSGLGDTTRLADIGITFDKDGKLSVDSSKLDTALKDPNRDVAAFFTGSGDIKGLAATVSDGLKNFIDTGGLLAGRTEGLNASIKLIGKQREAFEARLESVQKRYQAQFTALDSTIASMTQTSNYLTQQLASLSSFA, from the coding sequence ATGGCATTGAGTGCATCGGGACTGGGCTCCGGGCTCGACATCAACGGCCTGGTCTCGCAACTGATGGCGGTCGAGCGCCAGCCGCTGACCGCGATGGCGAGAAAGGAAGCGAGCTTCCAGGCCAAACTGTCGGCCTTCGGGCAGATCAAGGGCAGTCTCTCCGCGCTGCAGACCGCAGCCAACGCCCTGAAGGATGCGGCAAAATTTTCCGCCACCAAGGCCACGGTGGGCAGCGACGCCGGCTTTACCGCCAGCACCGCGAGCGGCGCGGCGGCGGGCAGCTATTCCGTGCAAGTGGAGCAACTGGCCAAGGTGCAGCGTGTTGCCACCGGCGCCAGCACGAGCTTTACCCCCACCGCGGGCACGGCCGAAGCCCCCACCACCGTCAGCATCACCTTCGGCAAGATGGACGGCGGCAGCTTCGTTCCGGGTGAGGCCGGCGCCAAGTCGATCGACTTTACCGGCAGCACGATCGAGGAGCTGCGCGACGCCATCAACAAGGGCGACCTGGGCGTCACCGCCAGCGTCATCGACAACGGCACCGCAAAGCAGCTCGTCGTCACCGGCAAGAACACCGGCGCCGAGCAGGCCTTCCAGATCGGGGGCACCGCCGGCCTGGCCTACGACCCCGGCGTGGCCATCGACCCGGACAACCCCAACCTACCCGCCGGCAGCAACACCAGCTACGTGCTGCAAGCCTCGCAGGATGCGCGCATCAACGTCGATGGCATCACCGTCACCCGCGGCAGCAACACCATCAGCGACGTGCTCGAGGGCGTCACCCTGACCCTGACCAAGGAAACGACCGCCGCCTCCAGCCTGTCGGTGGCCGAAGACTTCGGCGGTGCGCGCAGCGCGATCGACGCCTTCGTCAAGGCCTACAACGACACCCAGACCACGCTCAAGAACCTCACCAACTACAACGCCGAGACCCGGACCGCTGCAACCCTTACCGGCGACTCGAGCGCGCGCAGCATCCAGAGCCAGGTGCGCAACCTGGTGGGCGGCGCCTTGTCCGGCCTGGGCGACACCACGCGGCTGGCCGACATCGGCATCACCTTCGACAAGGACGGCAAGCTCTCGGTGGACAGCAGCAAGCTCGACACCGCGCTCAAGGACCCGAACCGTGACGTGGCCGCTTTCTTCACTGGCAGCGGCGACATCAAGGGCCTGGCGGCCACGGTGTCGGACGGGCTGAAGAACTTCATCGACACGGGCGGTCTACTCGCCGGGCGCACCGAGGGCCTCAACGCCTCGATCAAGCTGATCGGCAAGCAGCGTGAGGCCTTTGAAGCGCGGCTCGAAAGCGTGCAGAAGCGCTACCAGGCGCAATTCACCGCGCTCGACTCGACCATCGCCAGCATGACGCAGACCAGCAACTACCTGACCCAGCAGCTCGCCAGCCTGTCGAGCTTCGCCTAA
- a CDS encoding GrpB family protein produces the protein MSPKPRHVERALQERVEIVPYDPAWPARFEEEAARLRALLPAELIGRIEHFGSTAVPGLAAKPIIDMLVEVRSMEDVAQRIAPILRREGYEFFWRDRERGLPGIAYAWFIRRDAAGRRTHHIHFLEHGSSEWERLLFRDYLRAHPDAVREYGDLKRRIAAEHPDDRVAYARAKTDFIAAAMRAARQEQDG, from the coding sequence ATGAGCCCCAAACCCCGCCACGTCGAGCGCGCGCTGCAGGAGCGGGTCGAGATCGTGCCCTACGATCCGGCCTGGCCGGCGCGTTTCGAGGAAGAGGCGGCGCGCCTGCGGGCGCTGCTGCCGGCGGAGCTGATCGGGCGCATCGAGCATTTCGGCAGCACCGCGGTGCCTGGCCTGGCGGCGAAGCCGATCATCGACATGCTGGTGGAGGTGCGCTCAATGGAGGATGTTGCGCAGCGCATTGCGCCGATCCTGAGGCGCGAGGGTTACGAGTTCTTCTGGCGCGATCGCGAGCGCGGGCTGCCCGGGATTGCCTATGCGTGGTTCATCCGCCGCGACGCGGCGGGGCGGCGCACGCATCACATCCATTTTCTCGAGCATGGGTCGTCGGAGTGGGAGCGCTTGCTGTTCCGCGACTACCTGCGCGCGCATCCGGACGCGGTGCGCGAATACGGCGACCTGAAGCGGCGGATCGCCGCCGAGCATCCGGACGACCGGGTTGCCTACGCGAGGGCGAAGACGGATTTCATCGCGGCGGCGATGCGGGCGGCGCGGCAGGAGCAGGACGGCTGA
- a CDS encoding flagellar protein FlaG: protein MSIQGIASSNAAMDAQLARVASQQSAASSQRSSGSNTQAQTARVNELGGTQNTARPDPAGNEAGVPDRETLLQAVDEVQKAIAPVAQNLLFSIDDDTGRTIVKIVDSQTDEVIRQMPSEEVLAISKAIDKLQGLLIKQQA from the coding sequence ATGAGCATTCAAGGCATCGCATCGTCCAACGCGGCGATGGACGCGCAACTGGCACGCGTGGCCAGCCAGCAGTCGGCGGCTAGCAGCCAGCGCAGCAGCGGCAGCAACACGCAGGCGCAGACGGCGCGCGTGAACGAACTCGGCGGCACGCAGAACACAGCACGTCCCGACCCGGCCGGCAACGAGGCGGGGGTACCCGATCGTGAGACCCTGCTGCAGGCGGTCGACGAAGTGCAGAAGGCCATCGCGCCGGTGGCACAGAATCTGCTTTTCTCCATCGACGACGACACCGGCCGCACCATCGTCAAGATCGTCGATTCGCAGACCGACGAGGTGATCCGCCAGATGCCTTCGGAAGAGGTGCTGGCGATCTCCAAGGCGATCGACAAGCTGCAAGGCCTGCTGATCAAGCAGCAAGCCTGA
- a CDS encoding flagellin: MAQTINTNVASLNAQRNLTNSQGSLATSLQRLSSGLRINSAKDDAAGLAISERMNSQIKGLSVATRNANDGISLAQTAEGALVEVGNNIQRIRELAVQAANATNSQSDRDALQAEVKQLVSEIDRVANNTSFNGTKLLDGSFTNQVFQIGADSGQTIGINNIVDSNVNSLGKAQFAAAQTSTAAYAAGTATAAGTISGMVINTVAIDTVNIAIGDDAAKVTDNVISAINNKMDQTGVYASKDSTGKLTLTSLDAGKDFAFTDGTQADGTGITAAGTGIAAALASAGTTNYAKDINISSFTGAQKAIEIAEKALTSINSARAELGAVQNRFSSTIANLQATSENISASRGRIVDADFATETANLTRGQILQQAGTAMLAQANGLPQNVLSLLRG, translated from the coding sequence ATGGCCCAGACGATCAACACCAACGTTGCCTCGCTGAATGCTCAGCGGAATCTCACCAACTCCCAAGGCTCCCTCGCAACTTCTCTGCAGCGCCTTTCTTCGGGCCTGCGCATTAATAGCGCTAAAGACGACGCCGCTGGCTTGGCAATTTCGGAGCGAATGAATTCCCAGATCAAAGGCCTTTCCGTCGCGACACGAAACGCCAATGACGGCATTTCTCTCGCCCAAACCGCAGAAGGCGCACTCGTGGAAGTCGGCAACAATATCCAGCGCATTCGAGAATTGGCGGTCCAAGCAGCAAACGCAACCAACTCTCAGTCCGATCGTGATGCACTTCAAGCTGAAGTAAAGCAGCTCGTCTCAGAGATTGACAGGGTCGCAAACAACACTTCGTTTAACGGCACGAAATTGCTTGACGGAAGCTTCACTAATCAAGTGTTCCAGATTGGCGCAGACTCCGGTCAAACCATCGGAATCAATAACATTGTCGACTCAAATGTTAACAGCCTCGGCAAGGCTCAATTCGCGGCTGCTCAAACCAGCACTGCCGCCTATGCAGCTGGAACGGCAACTGCTGCCGGAACCATCAGCGGCATGGTCATCAATACAGTTGCTATCGACACAGTGAACATCGCGATTGGAGATGATGCAGCCAAGGTGACCGATAATGTCATCTCGGCGATTAACAACAAGATGGATCAAACGGGGGTCTATGCAAGCAAGGACTCCACGGGCAAATTGACGCTGACGTCCCTTGATGCGGGTAAAGACTTCGCTTTCACAGATGGGACGCAAGCGGACGGTACGGGCATCACTGCTGCTGGTACGGGCATTGCGGCTGCACTGGCATCGGCAGGCACAACCAACTACGCCAAGGACATCAACATTTCTAGCTTTACCGGTGCTCAGAAAGCGATCGAGATCGCGGAGAAGGCGCTTACGAGCATCAACTCCGCACGTGCCGAATTGGGCGCGGTCCAGAACCGGTTCAGTTCGACGATCGCCAACCTGCAGGCGACGTCGGAGAACATTTCCGCCTCGCGTGGCCGTATCGTCGATGCCGACTTCGCGACCGAGACCGCCAACCTTACCCGCGGCCAGATCCTCCAGCAGGCCGGCACGGCGATGCTCGCCCAGGCGAACGGTCTGCCGCAGAACGTGCTGTCGCTGCTCCGCGGTTAA